One part of the Solanum dulcamara chromosome 3, daSolDulc1.2, whole genome shotgun sequence genome encodes these proteins:
- the LOC129882997 gene encoding uncharacterized protein LOC129882997, whose product MDSCSPFDSIIFDLDDTLYSSKTGIGQSLKKNIDDFLVEKCGFPVSKASPLRVELFKTYGSSLAGLRAIGYDIDADDYHSYVHGRLPYDLIKPDAKLRSILRSINQRKIIFTNSDRIHAIKALDRLGIKDCFEQIICFETMNFNLSEATRPEEIPVILKPSMEAMNIAIEAAQVDPCRTLFLDDNVKNIAAGKAVGLRTVLVGRSTKTKEADYALEMVTNLVQVVPAIWFKEEEEKDQKITRTRSEMDFHATTAVGA is encoded by the exons ATGGATTCTTGCTCCCCTTTTGACTCTATTATTTTCG ATTTGGATGATACTCTGTACTCATCTAAGACTGGAATTGGGCAATCCTTGAAGAAGAACATTGACG ATTTTCTGGTGGAGAAATGCGGTTTTCCAGTGTCGAAAGCATCCCCTTTGCGTGTTGAGCTTTTCAAAACTTACGGCAGCTCTCTCGCTGGTTTACGA GCTATAGGCTATGATATTGATGCCGATGATTATCACAG CTATGTGCACGGAAGATTACCGTATGATTTGATTAAACCGGATGCTAAGTTACGAAGCATTTTGCGTAGTATTAATCAAAGGAAAATC ATTTTCACGAATTCGGATCGAATTCATGCGATTAAGGCACTGGATCGTCTTGGAATTAAGGATTGTTTTGAACAGATCATTTGTTTCGAGACGATGAATTTTAACCTCTCTGAGGCAACAAGGCCAGAAGAGATTCCAGTGATATTGAAACCTTCAATGGAGGCAATGAATATCGCCATCGAAGCTGCTCAGGTCGATCCTTGTCGCACG CTCTTCCTTGATGATAATGTTAAGAACATAGCCGCTGGGAAAGCTGTGGGGCTTCGAACAGTTTTG GTTGGAAGATCAACCAAGACGAAAGAAGCTGACTATGCATTAGAGATGGTGACTAATCTGGTTCAAGTAGTACCAGCAATATGGttcaaggaagaagaagaaaaagatcaaaaaataaCACGTACAAGAAGTGAAATGGACTTTCACGCAACCACAGCTGTGGGTGCTTAA